In Gopherus flavomarginatus isolate rGopFla2 chromosome 5, rGopFla2.mat.asm, whole genome shotgun sequence, one DNA window encodes the following:
- the LOC127051415 gene encoding polymeric immunoglobulin receptor-like, which yields MAVFIVLLTLLQVSSALYGPKLLTGEVGGSVTIKCFYRPTKTNRHDRKYWCKISRARRVCNTIISTSFFISEDYRDRASITDFPKNGTFTIQITQLEQNDAGAYRCGIGNSNKALFFSMNLTVLESTVAGDLHNRLIAKGSNVSESPELVLGKLRGSVTIQCQPENVKGGGKKFWCKLGKTGCSIIADSDGYVATKYERRISITSEESSGTFKILINRLKKEDSGLYKCGMAMLGDSGSARTIDLQVTEESTLPREPRLLNGCEGGLVFAKCHYDPQRNYEMKYWCSWKEAGCSLVSDTIGFVQDAFEGRIRIISDDQENGTFIVVMSHLEEKDAGWYWCGAKDGDPEQTSSMKLHVQKESFSSLAPIPSASVSPVSPTSALHSIPSHVNVISQTYPTSRVTEEILEKTTPEDRFVTFSNAVYESIPTHENVINQTYPTSRVMERILEKTTPEDRFVTFSNAIYESSSTSKLQLLPIVIPAIIVMLLLVAIIILIFIKVKLHKKKEMNRSAVRNLEATVKCLEEQMMEENMDPAKKCEPERGHDKEHSSRLLKDPGGPDEISKFF from the exons ATGGCTGTCTTCATTGTTTTATTAACTTTGCTACAAG TTTCAAGTGCCTTATATGGACCAAAGCTTTTGACAGGTGAGGTTGGAGGATCAGTCACTATCAAATGTTTCTATCGACCGACTAAAACCAACAGACATGACAGAAAATATTGGTGTAAAATATCAAGAGCCAGGAGAGTTTGCAACACCATCATTTCTACCAGTTTTTTCATCTCTGAAGACTACAGAGACAGAGCATCCATCACTGACTTCCCTAAGAATGGCACGttcacaatacaaataacacaGTTGGAGCAGAATGATGCTGGGGCGTACAGATGTGGCATAGGCAACAGCAACAAAGCCTTATTCTTCAGCATGAATCTAACAGTTTTGGAAAGTACAGTAGCTGGGGATCTTCACAACAGGCTGATTGCAAAAG GTTCTAATGTATCTGAATCACCAGAGCTTGTGCTTGGgaagctcagagggtcagtaacaATACAATGCCAACCTGAAAATGTCAAAGGCGGTGGAAAGAAATTCTGGTGCAAACTGGGAAAAACTGGCTGTTCTATCATAGCGGACTCAGATGGTTATGTGGCCACGAAGTATGAGAGAAGGATCTCTATTACCTCTGAAGAAAGCTCTGGTACTTTCAAAATCTTGATAAACAGACTAAAAAAAGAGGACTCTGGACTGTACAAGTGTGGGATGGCCATGCTTGGTGACTCTGGAAGTGCAAGAACCATAGATCTACAAGTGACTGAAG AGTCAACTCTTCCCAGGGAACCCAGGCTCCTGAATGGATGTGAGGGAGGCTTGGTGTTTGCCAAGTGCCACTATGATCCACAACGGAATTATGAGATGAAATACTGGTGCAGCTGGAAGGAAGCTGGATGCTCCCTTGTGTCGGATACCATTGGATTTGTACAGGATGCATTTGAAGGAAGAATTCGGATAATCAGTGATGACCAGGAAAATGGGACTTTCATAGTAGTGATGAGCCATCTGGAAGAAAAGGATGCAGGATGGTACTGGTGTGGGGCTAAAGATGGAGACCCAGAGCAAACATCCTCCATGAAGTTACACGTTCAAAAGG aATCATTCTCTTCACTAGCTCCAATACCATCTGCATCTGTGAGCCCAGTATCACCAACGTCTGCTCTCCACAGCATCCCCAGTCATGTAAATGTCATAAGTCAGACATATCCCACCAGCAGAGTCACGGAGGAAATATTGGAAAAAACAACCCCTGAAGACAGATTTGTAACTTTTAGCAATGCAGTTTATGAAAG CATCCCCACTCATGAAAATGTCATAAATCAGACATATCCCACAAGCAGAGTCATGGAGAGAATATTGGAAAAAACAACCCCTGAAGACAGATTTGTAACCTTTAGCAATGCAATCTATGAAAG CTCATCAACCAGTAAACTGCAACTGCTTCCAATTGTGATACCAGCCATCATTGTGATGCTGCTTCTTGTTGCTATTATTATTCTTATATTTATTAAAGTCAAGCTTCACAAGAAGAAGG AGATGAACAGAAGTGCTGTGAGAAACCTTGAAGCAACAGTAAAGTGCTTAGAAGAACAAATGATGGAGGAAAACATGGATCCAGCAAAGAAATGTGAACCTGAGCGAGGCCATGACAAAG AACATTCTTCACGGCTGTTGAAAGATCCGGGTGGCCCAGATGAAATCTCTAAGTTTTTCTAA